In Gossypium raimondii isolate GPD5lz chromosome 12, ASM2569854v1, whole genome shotgun sequence, a single window of DNA contains:
- the LOC105762579 gene encoding uncharacterized protein LOC105762579, translating to MERAANSHLGFLMSRNHTNSEPYQLKTKMGFSCLILVFVVQQFFGQSSAYLLIHGEPTNYVSAVGDPGMTNPNVRVALEAWNFCNEVGFEVPNVGSPRWADCTDLYCSSDFVYLGGGLVNNGSQCRVLHKVNETDNRLGAGDKFPIMGFESYADPDLFAKEKELYLGSLCEVQESPNPWQFWMIMVKNGNFDKNTTLCPENGQKVSKIVTDRKFPCFGEGCMNQPVVYHKYSMLGGNQKVYLTGEFNGTYDLDANLGENVGNNSFFSVSWKKNTSTGSWIFSHRLTTSTKYPWLMLYLRADATEGFNGGYHYNGRGMLKKLPESPNFMVRLTLDIKLGGGPNSQFYLLDIGSCWKNNGEPCDGDVLTDVTRYSEMIINPETTSWCRPDNLVSCPPYHFSPTGEIIYRNETDRFPYSAYHLYCSPGNAKYLEKPYDICDPYSNPQSQELVQILPHPEWAVHGYPEKKGDGWIGDRRTWELDVGALSSRLYFYQDPGTKPARRIWSSINIGTEIYVSRTRETAEWSVSDFDVLLPKFTHKADSSSSY from the exons ATGGAACGTGCGGCCAACTCGCATCTTGGTTTTTTAATGAGCAGAAACCACACCAATTCAGAGCCGTACCAGCTAAAAACCAAAATGGGTTTTTCTTGTTTGATACTTGTCTTTGTTGTCCAACAATTTTTTGGTCAAAGTTCTGCATATTTGTTGATTCATGGTGAGCCTACCAACTACGTTTCTGCCGTTGGGGACCCTGGAATGACGAACCCAAACGTCAGAGTTGCTTTGGAAGCTTGGAATTTCTGCAACGAAGTTGGCTTTGAAGTTCCTAACGTGGGCAGCCCCCGCTGGGCTGATTGTACTGATCTTTACTGCTCTTCTGACTTCG TTTATCTGGGTGGCGGCCTTGTTAATAATGGCAGTCAGTGCAGAGTACTTCACAAAGTGAATGAAACTGACAACAGGTTAGGAGCTGGTGATAAATTTCCTATAATGGGCTTTGAGTCTTATGCTGACCCTGACCTGTTTGCAAAGGAGAAAGAACTGTATCTCGGTTCTTTATGTGAGGTACAGGAATCCCCAAATCCCTGGCAATTTTGGATGATCATGGTTAAAAATGGGAATTTTGACAAAAACACTACTCTCTGTCCAGAAAATGGACAAAAAGTAAGTAAAATAGTGACAGACAGAAAATTTCCGTGTTTTGGTGAGGGATGTATGAATCAACCAGTTGTTTACCACAAGTACTCAATGCTGGGTGGCAACCAGAAGGTTTATTTAACTGGAGAATTTAATGGAACATATGACCTTGATGCCAACTTGGGTGAAAATGTGGGCAACAACTCCTTCTTTTCAGTCTCATGGAAGAAGAATACTAGCACAGGAAGCTGGATTTTTTCTCACAGGTTGACAACATCAACTAAATATCCCTGGCTAATGTTATATCTACGTGCGGATGCAACGGAAGGATTTAATGGTGGTTATCACTATAATGGACGTGGCATGTTGAAAAAG TTGCCTGAATCTCCAAATTTCATGGTAAGGCTGACACTTGATATAAAACTTGGAGGAGGACCCAACAGTCAATTTTATCTACTGGACATAGGAAGTTGTTGGAAAAACAATGGAGAACCATGTGATGGCGATGTTCTGACAGATGTGACTCGATACAGTGAGATGATTATTAATCCAGAAACTACAAGCTGGTGCCGCCCTGATAACTTGGTTTCCTGCCCACCTTACCATTTTAGTCCCACTGGTGAGATAATATACAGAAATGAGACAGATCGGTTTCCATATTCTGCATATCATCTATATTGCAGCCCAGGAAATGCTAAATATCTGGAGAAGCCATATGATATATGTGATCCATATAGCAACCCACAATCACAGGAGTTAGTACAAATTCTTCCACATCCTGAATGGGCTGTGCATGGCTATCCTGAAAAGAAAGGAGATGGATGGATTGGGGACAGAAGAACTTGGGAGCTTGATGTGGGTGCTCTCTCAAGCCGTTTATACTTCTATCAg GATCCAGGAACAAAACCCGCAAGGAGGATCTGGTCTTCAATCAACATTGGCACGGAAATATATGTGAGCCGCACAAGAGAGACTGCAGAGTGGAgtgtaagtgattttgatgtGCTTCTTCCTAAATTTACACACAAAGCTGATAGCTCCAGTTCCTACTAG